One window from the genome of Candidatus Limnocylindrales bacterium encodes:
- a CDS encoding PGPGW domain-containing protein, whose translation MKFIYWTPVVRRIVILVVGWFFLILGVVGLFLPILQGFLFLAIGLAILSKESETANRILKWLKRKYPQPYARFTLLKRKILKRFSRNSISHDREQDN comes from the coding sequence GTGAAATTTATCTATTGGACCCCGGTTGTAAGGCGAATTGTTATCCTGGTAGTGGGTTGGTTTTTTTTGATTTTGGGAGTAGTAGGGTTATTTCTTCCTATACTGCAAGGTTTTCTATTCCTGGCCATTGGGTTAGCGATTCTTTCTAAGGAAAGCGAAACGGCTAACCGAATTCTAAAATGGCTGAAAAGAAAATATCCCCAACCTTACGCCCGATTTACGCTTCTTAAAAGAAAGATTCTTAAAAGATTCTCCAGGAATTCAATTTCCCATGACCGAGAGCAAGATAACTAA
- a CDS encoding ester cyclase: MRNRNRDLIRRFYEELWNSFNKRKIPELLTDNIKFRGSLGEEKFGHSGFAEYLDKIQAAFPDFTNHVEEIISEDDGAFARLTYLGTILGIPPTGYRVEYAGAAVFHFYGEKIAEVWVLGDIHGLLQQLRGLGYV; the protein is encoded by the coding sequence ATGAGGAACAGAAACCGTGACTTAATTCGACGGTTCTACGAGGAGTTATGGAATAGCTTCAATAAGCGCAAGATTCCTGAGTTACTTACAGATAATATCAAGTTTCGAGGCTCCCTCGGTGAGGAGAAGTTCGGCCACTCCGGATTTGCAGAGTACCTGGATAAAATACAGGCGGCCTTCCCTGATTTTACCAACCACGTGGAAGAGATCATTTCGGAAGACGATGGGGCTTTTGCCAGGCTTACCTACCTGGGTACGATCTTGGGTATTCCCCCGACGGGATATCGCGTGGAATATGCCGGTGCGGCAGTCTTCCACTTTTATGGCGAAAAAATAGCAGAAGTATGGGTCCTGGGGGACATCCATGGGCTACTTCAACAACTTCGAGGATTGGGTTATGTTTGA